The sequence below is a genomic window from Lytechinus variegatus isolate NC3 chromosome 3, Lvar_3.0, whole genome shotgun sequence.
TAGCACCTTGTTTCTTTAATAACATTTGATTAGGGCAGGCTTGCCCTTGACTTGCAGACTGCCTGTCCCACCTGCTGGATTTGATGTTAGTGGCCAACCGTTTTTACCGCGCCAGCTCCAGACGGCGCGCGCGGCGCACAGTGGGCcgccaaaattatattccgtGTTAGATTTTTACTTTGAAATGTTGAGTATGAGTAATTTGGGGCGtagaatcgactgaacataatttaaagccgatatgacgtcaccttgatgccaaattttgattggctacttaaAACCTATCTGTGAAAAGATTACGCTAAGCCTAAAGCTAAGCCTAAACAATGTCAAAAATGTGTAGAAGTTCtagtatggcagtgagtccaaacttcgcgcgtgtccaaacttcgcggacggtcattatctccaaaactagccaatatccttaaaatctgacatcatcaatgtaaaaagcgacctaaaattacccttcgctgaaagtttctttaggattagtccagtattcatgaaaatattggcaaaagatcggcaaatttgtcaccgttagcgcccgttttgaagaaagcaacaagcatcacgatatcacaattttacaagcagaaatcataaaaaatgtgagttaaatgtggtactaaccgattccatagcattttgccatcaatctgatataaatatttcactttttgagcttgagtctttgtttaaatatccacaaaagctttggtgcgcgaagttaggtcacactttttctgaacggttttccagcacagcccgcattcgccgatcggaatagatttttgagatcgcgataccggcgaaaccccgtgacctactttacattttcgtcaatgattttatagtttacgatctcgCCGTCAATGTGgtttatttcttgaattggttttgtataaataatgaataatttgtggacaaaattaagcctgatgaatatttttgaaaagtgcacgaagtttggacacccatATATAAACTTTGTGACTTATTGTGTTATGTGCTAGCCTAGATCTACTTTAAGATTGACCAGATCGAATGTTGGTTTATGCTTCTCACAAGCCTAAAAAGTGTGTTTATGAGATGCCGATAATAATTTTATGGCATCAAAATGATCAttagatttatttaaaaaaaaaatctgaaaaatatttaccGTGCTTTAGCAAGCTGTGTGGACTTGTGTAAAACGCAGAGTATATAATGATCCAATACAAAAGGACTCTGGTGGAGACTTTGGTATGAACgtatatacaggtttattatacaggccagctaggcaggtcaatcaacaggcatggtatccatgttgcggggggtgtatggagtgcttagatatccatactgatatcgtaacaTCCCCCTTCTTCTGATAAGATtgagaatttcaaatttcaatgatattgttttcaaacaatactttTGGTAGTCTGCAAATTTTGGTAATTTGGCTTAGTTATGATTTATCAGATAATAATATAGAAATTGTTTGGTTTGTGAGAATAATACCAATTTGTGATAAACTGTATGCATCTTCAATTTTACATAACTTCAATCTTGTgcaaaaaactgaaaataatttggataaCCGGATTGATcctgaaatcaatatttccaaACAATAAGTTTTGGTTATAGTGTCTTTTTGATAATTTCGTAAACACTATCTTGACATaccaaaaataatgtacaatgttTATACATGCACATAACAAACTTAAAACTACACTAATGTCTTCAGTgttgtcttctttcttctctttctcttctttgtttGAGAGTTTAGAGTGTTCATAATGTTCAATCGTCGAACATGAATCTCTCTGGTTTGCGAATAGTGCGTCCAGACCTCGTGGTTTGCGAGTGTGTCTGTTGAGATTGATTAGAGTTAGACATTGGTGTTCGTTGGACGTTGTCTTCCTCTGGTTGAGTTTCTGTGGAGTGGTTTTCTTCGTCGAACCTCACACGCTTCGGAGTTGGGTTGGTGGATGGAATTTCCCTCAAGTGAGATCTATTTCTCCTCAATATTCCTCCATTCGGCGTTGAAACTTCGTAGGATCGAGGTTCTTCACAGATTTTGGATACTTTGGCTGGTATCCAAGTGTTGTCTCTTGGATGCAGAACTCTCACTGGCTGTCCTACATGCAGTGGTGGCAGATCAGAACTTGCATGTCGATCATGCACTTCCTTCATTTTGTCTTGCCTATTCAAGAGAAATTCGGTAGCAGCAGAATCTCTCGAAAGATAGTGACTTGGCAATGTGGTTCGGATgggtcttccaaacaacatctcTGCTGGTGATCTCAAGTTATTGTCAACTGGTGTTGCTCTCAGGTGCATCATGGCTAGTTGACTGTCTTGGCTAGTTTGAGAACACTTTGTCAACAGATTCTTGATTGTACGAACCATTCTCTCAGCTAATCCGTTGGATCTTGGATAGTGCGGTGAAGAAGTGATGTGCTTGATATTCCACTTCTTGCACATGTCTTGGAATGGTTTCCCGACAAATTGTGGACCGTTGTCGGACACAATCTCTTCTGGTGGACCAAACAGACTGAAGATTCCCGTCATCTGTCTTGCTATAGCTGCACTGGATGTATCGgttagcttagcaatgatcggatACTTGGAATAGTAATCAGTAACGAGTAGATACTCTTGTCTATTGAGCATGAACAAGTCACTTCCCAGTCTGGTCCATGGTGCTGGTGGTACATCATGGGGATGCAGTGGCTCTTTCTGCTGTCTTGCTTGGTGTTTCTGGCATGTTTCACACTGCTTTATCAACTGATCAATGTCCTTGTTGATGTTTGGCCAGAACACTGTCTCACGAGCAAGTCGTCTCGTGCTTTCGATTCCCATGTGTCCTAGATGAAGCTGTCTAAGGATGTCATTCCTTAGTGTCTTCGGTATGATGACTTGACTTCCCTTGAAGAGTACTCCGTGTGATACTCCAATTTCATCTCTGTAAGACCAAAATTGACGAAGGGATGTCGGCAATTCTTGGATGGTCTCAGGCCATCCCTGAGTGACTATTTGCCATAGTGATCTGAGAACAGGATCATTAGCTCTCTGAAGCTCTGTTCTCTTGTGTTGTCCGAAGTATATCAAGTCAATCTGGTGCGAATCTTCGGCTTCAGTGCAGATGGATTCCACTCTGACATCTAGCGGAACATCGCGTGCTTCCTTGGGATTAGGAAGTCGGCTCAAGGTATCGGAAAGAATCATGTCTTTTCCTGGTCGATACTTGACTTGACATCGGTATCCTTGGACTTTGATAAGCAATCTCTGTAGACATGGTGGTGCACTTCTAAGAGGTTTCTTCCATATCATCTCCAATGGTCTGTGATCTGTTATGACGGTGAATTCCTTCCCGAACAGATATGTATGGAAGCGGTTGATACCAAACACTAGGGCTAAGGTTTCCCTCTCTATTATGGTGTAATTGGTATGGGTTGGTATGTGAACAATGATGGGGAACAATTCAATCACATACAATGGGCAATTGACCAGGCTCAGTGAGCTGCAATACAAGACACAGACCATGCACACAGTACCATAGACCACTACCAGCTACAGATATTACTACACACTTGAGGTTGAGATGAGGTTGAACTTGgagctgctgctgctgctgcagGGAATGACAAGACTGGGACTCGAGGTAAGGTAGGATAGTATTACTATTGTATGTGTGTACGTGCCTTAGTTTATCTATGTATATTTGTTTCGGCCCCTCCACAATATTGGCGACGAGGATAAAAgtgatttttaatttattttcggCAAAACATTTTCTTCGCCATAGCCGGCGCCGATAGCAGAATCTGTGCTGGCTGTGGCCGAATATAAAAAAGCCgccgccatcttgaaatttTTTAGGTTTTTGATTACTTTCAGCTGTTTGACTCTGTTTTGTCCAAAATATTAAATTAcacaacaaataacatattattttagtttgagattttattttttggtggaAAAAGTTTGATATTTAGATCCgtaaatttactttatttttttttaccgatcGGCACTGGCAGCAAGCCCTGAAGGAATTCAGCGGCTAGCTTGACAGGAGTCAATCGGATTATTTTTGGGACAAACAATATTCGTTGTACTATTTAGGGTGAATATCCATTCATTTTGTTCAAACATATATTTAAATCTTGCCTCGTTAGGATACTTTTTTCCGGGCCACCGAGTGTGATtgactttgatgaattttttattGAGTTTGATTGTGTACTAATTGGGTTGTGAATTAGCGACGTGAGTGAATTGAGCTGTGTAACGTATGTGGTGTGAATAGATAGCTGAATATTATTGATGTTGTGAGTTGATTATTTTAGTACAAGCCTGAATTTGCTTTTCTCCTTTGACCGCCgcgctgctgctgctgctgttcgtattattttttttttctgtaattataTTTCTGGGTGTTTTTGGAGAAAACACCAGAaatctgctgctgctgctgctgttgttaAATTGTTAggaagttattatttttttttggtcacgtcTCAGGAGATCAGGAAATTCAGTcttgtaataattattttcttgttgctgctgctgttgtgTTGAAGAGTTGTTGTTAATTGCTGCTGCCGTtgtattaattattttgttgctgctgttgttgctgTGCTTTTGGATTGTTGCCGCTGCTGCTGTTGAGTGAATGCTGTGAGCTGTGCTGCTGACattcaaattaataaattatatattatattaagtgtttaattaaataaattgtATATAGAACTATTCATTATTCCAAGTGTACttgtgaatattaatttttgttcaaaaaagaaaaaaaatataatagtaaaaatatacttacgtaattgaataagaaattaattgaaattatttctacattttacattttttgaacAAGTGAGCAttcaattgtttgatttttttcctttttctctcctAAGAATTGAATCatacaggaatttttttttttcttaggcAAGGCAGCCTTTGGATTTTAATTTGATTACATTCTCAGGTCAGGATATTCTGACGTTAGTTCTGTTAAtttctctttcatatttttatttaaaaagttaattttgtcccatatttattttgattttatccgCAAGACAAACTAGTCTGTAGGATAATTTTTGGTTAATTACAGTTCAATTTGGGAATTTAATTTgtcccaaatttattttcaattgactATTGGGATTCTTTTTTGTTACCGATTAATATTATTTCCTTACATCAAGATGGCGAGCAACATTTCAAGaatcaaaatcaacttttgttcgTCTGAGGAATTGATGACTTTGCCTGGAGTGGGTATGGCCACCGCCAACCGCATTCTACACGCAAGGGAGGCGGCCGACCTTACTCCAGAGACATTCTTGTCGATACCTCATGTACCGAAGGCAGAACTGTTAGTTTACGCCTTTGATTATGAGCCAACAACAACGGCTCGTAATGTGGACCGCAGAGAAGTGCGCTCCGAAGGAGATGAGCCTTATACGAGCGGTCCACTTATACCATCTAAGGAGCCCCCCGTAAGCCAGGTGTTTGAGGCTCGGACACAGCACACCCGTGCACATAGCATACAGGGTGCTGTAGGCCAGTCTTCTCAGACACAGGCCGGGGAGGCCTCCTCATTTTTCACAGGGGGGAGGCCAGGTGGCGCTTCTACTCAGCAGCCCTCGGCCTCTCCAGAAGATAGGGCTAAGTCCCTCTGGGCTAATCAATTTGGGTATTCAGGATGGAACGATGGCCTGTTCCCACCACAGGGTCCCCAACAAGTTACCCCACCAGGACCCCAGTTCCAGTGTGGTCCTCATGCCCAAGTAGATTTGCATGGTCAGGCTCCCAGTACTCAGGGTGGCCGACCAGCAATGTTAAACCAAACTACCCAGACACCTCCACATAACTACCCACAGGCCGTTCCACACTTTACTCAAGCGCAGTACGAGGAAATGTATGGCGTGATGTTTAGGATGATGCAGATGATGCCATTCGGAGGAATTGGACAATCAGCTCCTCCATACTGCAACCCTGCTGCTGCCTTCGGTGGGTATTGCCCGCCATGGGCTGGAGGCAGATATCCGCCACACTATCCTAACACTGTGGCCCCGCAAACCTCTCCCCAAGGACCATGTGACTTGCAACATGGGGGTAGTAACCCTGTGTATCAAGGCGCTGGACCCCAAGGAGATGGACATGGAGGCTCAGTGTTCAATGAACATGGAAACACCACAAGGCCATCAGTAAGTCGGGATACTTGGGGCTGCCAACAAGAAATCAGCCGCCCCGCGTCACCAGACTTACTTCGGCATCAAGACCTGTGGTACCGGACTATGATGACAGAAGGCCCCCTTCTAGACCAACCTCTTTGCCGAAGACTATTTCGTTCGACGGCAAGGGAAGTTGGGCGGCCTTCTATtcaaagtttcaactttattCCGAAAGACATGGCATGTCTGATGCAGACAAGAAATATCAGCTGTGTCTGGCGTTGGAGGCCGAAGCCAGTAAGTTCATGGCCCTTATCCAGGAGAGCAATCCAAATATCGCCTTCCCTGACTTGGTTACCAAATTGGAGAAGCGGTTTGCTCTCCAGGAGGAGCCGGAAGTTATTCGGATGCAATTCCAATCGGCTTTTCAACGCTCGGATGAAGACATCATCAAGTGGGCAGATAGGCTTATGACCCTTGCAGGTCAGGCCTTCGTAGGCCTACCTGACAAGTTCGTCCAAGAACTTGTCGTGGCAAGGTTCTGCCAAGGTGCCCAAGACAAAGATGCAGGGCATCATGTCCTGACTTCTCGGCCTGGGACATTAGATGAAGCCATGACCAAGTACAAATGGTTTCAGTTTACCCAGAAGACCATGCATAAGCATGGCCCTAGGCTGAGGAACGAGGTAAGGCAGCTCTCTGTAGGAGAAGACAAGAATGACCTCGGGGTACGGGAGTCGTCTCCTCCGGAAGCTGCCACCAAAGGAACTTCTAGCCTTGAGGCTAGAATCAGTGCTCTGGAGGCTCAGAATGTAATGTGGGCCTCCAAGATGGATTCGATGGTTGTTGCAATCACTGATCTGTCTCGGAGTACTAAAGAACTTTTGTCGGTGTCAAGAGGCCAGCCGAGTTACTCCTCTGGCCGTGACCCTGTCACACCTGAAAGACCAAAATACCCCTCCGGCCGTGCTCTTGGAATACCGGACAGACCAAAGTATACCTCTGGTCGGGCTCCGGGTACATCAGACAGGCCAAGGTATCAATCTAATAGAACGCCGGAACGGTCAGAGGGAGGCAGAAGATCATCTTCAGGCCTTCCACCAACTGATCGGCAGCAAAATTTCACAGGCTGCTTCAACTGTCGGGAAGAAGGCCACTTTAGCAGGGCCTGCCCCATGGGAAGATCGCCTGCTCAGAATAGACAACTTAGGGCTGTCACCTTCGAGGAGGAGGGAAATGGACGGGGATCGGCCGAGATGGGGAGTCCCCGATCCGATCACAGATCCCCACCCCCACCATCTTCATTCCGTTAAAGGACAGCCTCATGCCACAAAACCATGGTAGCACACGGGCACCGGACTCGCAAGCAAGTCTAGGGAGCCCGAAATTCTCTGAGGTATTAGATGTCCCTTGGAGGAATCCACCATGGCCACCAGACATTTCTGGTGAGGTTAAAGATCAAGAGGTTGAAGTAGTCATTTGTAGAATTGTGTCTACTTCAACATTGAGTGTTGAGTTGACAGTTGGCAAAGAGCCCATTACATCTGTTTTGGACACTGCGGCTGCTGTCACCATTATATCAGATAGGCTATTCAATCGCCTCCAGCCTCGGCCGCCCATCCTTAAGCGTGTAATCCTTAAAGGGGCTGGCCGAGACATGACAATGGACGGCATGGTGGTAGGGCCTATCAATATCAAGCTGGGTACCCAAGTACTCAGCGAGAAGATTTATGTAGCTCCGATAGCAGATGAGATGTTGTTTGGCGTTGACTTGTTACGAAAACACAATGCCAATATCAGCATCCCAAATGCTATCTTAACTATGAATGGTGAAGACCTACCAATCATAGAACAAGAAGAATATTAAAACGGTGATATGATTGGGTAGGCTTATAAGACTTAATTGTAGGACCTGACGTATCGATCCGAATGTGTCCCATTGTGGATACTCATGAATCGGATCTACTCTTCACCTTCTGGATCCCTGGAGCCGCTTTATAGAGGGGCTGGCCCCAGGGGAACAGGAGTTGAGAAGGCTCCTACCTACATTTTCTGTTGTGGAGTGGGTGTTCAGCTGAAGAGGCTAGACATCCAATTCACACCAAGCCAACTGTTTTCTCATCGAGACAGGTGCCCCATACCTGCCCATCCGCCCCTGTTCCGGTTGGCAATGATGGACAGGTGGTGGCGTTGATTCGAGGACTCTCCCTCGGAATGTTTCTCGATGAGATAATGGTTATTAAAGCGGGAGAACTGCATTGTCTCAATTAAAGAGCAACGCATTTCCCTTGCACCTGTCTCTGCCTGCCATTGTGCAGACCTATGTTTTATGGTAATTTAATTTATTGATGtacattatgttatattactttTTGTAGGCAGTATATTATGTATTTGTACTATGAAACAGAAAAAGTTTTATATGTTTTCATCAGACAAATTAtctagaaaaatatatgaagttacTTATATccttttatgtatatatttttgtttttcatcgtAGATACGTGCAGTATttagtattttatattttacaagGCAGAGACAAGGTAAGACTTTTGCATGTTTTAATAGTTAAATGCGTTTTTATAgacaatatttatatattgatgtaattaaagagaaaaatgtttgatttatgttatgtatattttgaaatctctgaaaaagaagattttagaaaaagaaaaagaaaagaacaatagaaaagagcaaacaaagaagaaaagaagaacaatagaaaagaACATACaaagaagaacaatagaaaagaagaaaaagaaaagaaaaaagatcaaagaaaaagaatagaaagaaaaaaagatcaaagagaagagcaaaaagaagaacaacaaaaagaaaa
It includes:
- the LOC121412073 gene encoding uncharacterized protein K02A2.6-like, whose translation is MIWKKPLRSAPPCLQRLLIKVQGYRCQVKYRPGKDMILSDTLSRLPNPKEARDVPLDVRVESICTEAEDSHQIDLIYFGQHKRTELQRANDPVLRSLWQIVTQGWPETIQELPTSLRQFWSYRDEIGVSHGVLFKGSQVIIPKTLRNDILRQLHLGHMGIESTRRLARETVFWPNINKDIDQLIKQCETCQKHQARQQKEPLHPHDVPPAPWTRLGSDLFMLNRQEYLLVTDYYSKYPIIAKLTDTSSAAIARQMTGIFSLFGPPEEIVSDNGPQFVGKPFQDMCKKWNIKHITSSPHYPRSNGLAERMVRTIKNLLTKCSQTSQDSQLAMMHLRATPVDNNLRSPAEMLFGRPIRTTLPSHYLSRDSAATEFLLNRQDKMKEVHDRHASSDLPPLHVGQPVRVLHPRDNTWIPAKVSKICEEPRSYEVSTPNGGILRRNRSHLREIPSTNPTPKRVRFDEENHSTETQPEEDNVQRTPMSNSNQSQQTHSQTTRSGRTIRKPERFMFDD